In one window of Pirellulales bacterium DNA:
- a CDS encoding methyltransferase domain-containing protein gives MPHHPHSYIVVTAFNGKQAIGPESAKALGYDAAEINALPHSLTESFAGVGNPRALGEFRAGDTVLDLGCGAGMDSIPAARQVGPSGRVIGVDMTEQMVHGWTGYRTSGCTQGGPVTARKPLERRLVRRPRPP, from the coding sequence GTGCCGCACCATCCGCACAGCTACATTGTAGTCACCGCATTTAACGGAAAACAGGCCATCGGGCCTGAAAGCGCCAAAGCACTCGGCTACGACGCCGCCGAGATCAACGCTTTACCCCATTCGCTCACGGAGTCATTCGCCGGTGTGGGCAACCCGCGGGCCCTCGGTGAATTCCGGGCCGGCGACACCGTGCTGGATCTCGGTTGTGGCGCCGGGATGGACAGCATCCCGGCCGCTCGCCAAGTTGGGCCCTCGGGCAGAGTGATTGGCGTGGACATGACCGAGCAGATGGTTCATGGCTGGACCGGCTACCGAACCTCGGGCTGCACGCAGGGAGGACCCGTGACGGCGCGCAAACCGCTCGAAAGGCGATTGGTGCGCCGACCACGACCGCCCTGA
- a CDS encoding RND transporter: protein MNAFSKTSVALLPSFLLVLGCGHSGATPPGAGQPSQSAAQDSGHHRHEGWWCDEHGVPEEQCGQCNSQVAADFQKKGDWCADHDRPDSQCFVCHPELEAKFAARYEAKYGKKPPRL from the coding sequence ATGAACGCGTTTTCTAAAACATCGGTTGCACTTTTGCCTTCGTTTTTACTTGTTCTTGGGTGTGGACATTCTGGTGCTACGCCACCAGGGGCCGGCCAGCCGTCGCAATCGGCCGCGCAGGACTCGGGCCATCACCGCCACGAAGGTTGGTGGTGCGACGAGCACGGAGTTCCCGAAGAGCAGTGCGGGCAGTGTAACTCTCAAGTTGCCGCTGATTTCCAGAAGAAAGGCGATTGGTGCGCCGACCACGACCGCCCTGATTCTCAGTGCTTTGTCTGCCATCCGGAACTGGAGGCAAAGTTCGCGGCCCGATATGAAGCCAAGTACGGCAAAAAGCCTCCTAGGCTATAG
- a CDS encoding CusA/CzcA family heavy metal efflux RND transporter — protein sequence MSQLMDLLNCIIDFSLRNRLLVLLGVLAAVVAGGMSLARLDVDAFPDTTPVQVQVNTVAPALGPEDIERLITFPIEQALSGLPGIEQLRSISKFGLSQVVVVFADGTDLYFARQQINERLGTVAMPAGIGRPKMGPVATGLGEVFHYIVTGKGTGVTDLRTIHDWVIRPTMRTVPGAAEINTWGGFEKQYQIRLDPERLIKHQLTFSEAVAAVEQNNFNVGGGNISEPSGMLLVQGVGRTTSLDELRRIVIRAEGGVPVRVADVADVEIGHEIRRGAVTADGKGEVVLGLGFMLMGENSHQVTWAMKDKLAAIQKNLPPNVGVVPVYDRTELVDFVIDTVRKNLFEGGLFVVAVLFAFLGNLRAALIVASAIPLSMLFAFCGMLEFGVAASLLSLGAIDFGMVVDSSIVMVENCVRRLSRASPGKSRLEIVRAAAVEVRKPTMFGELIIMIVYLPVLTLEGIEGKMFRPMALTVIFALLGSMVLSLTWMPVLASFFLPRTIEEREPLLMRLAHTIHYPVLRFALRHKLAVMGLAASVLLVAFGMIAPNLGSEFVPKLSEGAIAVGVVRLAGTDLAESVRSNTQMEKAILAAFPREVEHVWSRIGTAEVATDPMGVELTDIFITLKPRAQWTQAASQAELTEKLDHLLRDFPGTKLSFAQPIEMRMNEIVSGVRADLGVKLFGDDFDVLVEKAKEIEAVLRSIEGVADLNVEQITGQPVLQIKVKQQELARYGVPAKTVLEVVEAIGSKPLGEIVEGQLRFPLVARLPERLRASPAAIGEMLVATPAGERIPLARLATIETVEGPSTITREWGQRRITVTANVRGRDLGSFVAEARRKIAEQIALPTGRYRIEFGGQFENLQRAETRLSIVVPLSLLLVFVLLYLTYHSVVDALRVFTGIPFAWVGGIFALWLRDMPFSISAGVGFIAMSGVAVLDDMILVSYIRQLRERGVPLDEAVTQAAVTRLRPVLMTTLVASLGFLPMALSDGMGAEVQRPLATVVIGGVIGAMVMSLLVLRVLYLIFNRPLARPASAESVDGPIAGPELASAS from the coding sequence TTGTCACAACTGATGGATCTGCTCAACTGCATTATCGACTTCTCGCTGCGCAACCGGCTGCTCGTGCTGCTGGGCGTGCTGGCGGCCGTCGTCGCCGGCGGAATGTCGCTGGCGCGTCTCGATGTCGACGCCTTCCCAGACACCACGCCGGTGCAAGTGCAAGTCAACACCGTGGCCCCGGCGCTGGGGCCTGAAGACATCGAGCGGCTGATTACCTTTCCGATCGAACAGGCGCTGAGCGGGTTGCCGGGTATCGAACAACTTCGCTCGATCTCCAAGTTCGGGCTGTCGCAGGTGGTCGTGGTGTTCGCCGACGGCACCGATCTTTATTTTGCGCGGCAGCAGATAAACGAACGCCTGGGCACGGTCGCCATGCCGGCCGGCATCGGCCGGCCGAAGATGGGACCGGTCGCCACGGGTCTCGGCGAGGTGTTTCATTACATCGTCACGGGTAAGGGAACCGGTGTCACCGATCTTCGCACCATTCACGATTGGGTGATTCGGCCCACGATGCGAACGGTGCCTGGCGCGGCCGAGATCAACACCTGGGGCGGTTTCGAGAAGCAGTATCAGATCCGCCTCGATCCCGAGCGGCTCATCAAGCACCAACTCACGTTCTCGGAGGCCGTCGCCGCGGTCGAACAGAATAACTTCAACGTCGGCGGCGGGAACATCAGCGAGCCGAGCGGAATGTTGCTGGTGCAGGGCGTGGGCCGCACCACCAGCCTCGACGAGTTGCGGAGGATTGTGATCAGGGCCGAAGGTGGCGTGCCGGTCCGCGTGGCTGACGTGGCCGACGTGGAGATCGGCCACGAGATTCGCCGCGGCGCCGTCACGGCCGACGGGAAGGGCGAAGTGGTCCTCGGCCTGGGCTTCATGCTCATGGGCGAAAACAGTCACCAAGTCACGTGGGCGATGAAGGACAAGCTCGCCGCCATCCAAAAGAACCTTCCGCCCAACGTCGGCGTCGTGCCGGTCTACGACCGCACCGAGTTGGTCGACTTCGTGATCGACACGGTGCGAAAAAACCTGTTCGAGGGAGGGCTGTTCGTCGTCGCCGTGCTGTTTGCCTTTCTCGGCAATCTGCGGGCAGCCTTGATCGTGGCCTCGGCCATCCCGCTTTCGATGCTGTTCGCCTTCTGCGGCATGTTGGAGTTTGGCGTCGCCGCCAGCCTGCTGAGCTTGGGGGCGATCGATTTTGGCATGGTCGTCGACAGTTCGATCGTGATGGTCGAAAACTGCGTGCGGCGCTTGTCGCGCGCCTCGCCCGGCAAAAGCCGCCTGGAAATCGTTCGCGCCGCCGCCGTCGAGGTCCGCAAACCGACGATGTTCGGCGAGCTGATCATCATGATCGTCTACCTGCCGGTCCTGACGTTGGAAGGCATCGAAGGGAAAATGTTTCGCCCCATGGCGCTGACGGTGATCTTCGCCCTGCTGGGCTCGATGGTCTTGTCGCTGACCTGGATGCCCGTGCTGGCGAGTTTCTTCTTGCCCAGAACGATCGAGGAGCGCGAGCCGCTGTTGATGCGCCTGGCCCACACGATTCACTACCCGGTGCTGCGTTTTGCCCTGCGCCACAAACTGGCGGTGATGGGGCTGGCCGCCAGTGTTTTGCTGGTGGCGTTCGGCATGATCGCCCCCAACCTCGGTTCGGAATTCGTGCCGAAGCTTTCGGAAGGGGCGATCGCCGTCGGCGTCGTGCGGCTGGCGGGCACCGATCTGGCCGAGTCGGTGCGCTCGAACACGCAAATGGAAAAGGCGATTCTGGCCGCGTTTCCACGTGAAGTGGAGCACGTTTGGAGCCGCATCGGCACGGCCGAGGTGGCCACCGACCCGATGGGCGTCGAATTGACCGATATTTTCATCACGCTCAAGCCACGCGCGCAATGGACGCAAGCCGCCAGCCAGGCCGAGCTGACCGAGAAGCTCGACCACTTGTTGCGCGACTTTCCCGGCACGAAGCTCAGCTTTGCCCAACCGATCGAGATGCGGATGAATGAAATCGTCTCGGGCGTGCGGGCCGACCTCGGGGTGAAGTTGTTCGGCGACGATTTCGACGTGCTCGTCGAAAAGGCGAAAGAGATCGAAGCGGTGCTGCGCTCGATTGAGGGTGTGGCGGATCTGAACGTCGAACAGATCACCGGCCAGCCGGTGCTGCAAATCAAGGTCAAGCAGCAAGAACTAGCCCGCTATGGCGTTCCCGCCAAGACGGTGCTGGAGGTCGTCGAGGCAATCGGCAGCAAGCCGTTGGGCGAAATTGTCGAAGGGCAGTTGCGCTTTCCCTTGGTCGCCCGCTTGCCCGAGCGGTTGCGGGCCAGCCCCGCGGCGATCGGCGAGATGCTGGTGGCGACGCCGGCGGGCGAGCGAATTCCGCTGGCGCGGCTGGCCACGATCGAAACCGTCGAGGGGCCGTCGACCATCACGCGCGAATGGGGGCAACGCCGCATCACGGTGACGGCCAACGTGCGGGGCCGCGACCTGGGCAGCTTTGTGGCCGAAGCGCGTCGGAAGATCGCCGAGCAGATAGCCCTGCCGACCGGCCGCTATCGCATCGAGTTCGGCGGCCAATTCGAGAATCTCCAGCGCGCCGAAACCCGGCTGTCGATCGTGGTGCCCCTCTCCCTGCTGCTGGTGTTTGTGCTGCTCTATCTGACCTACCACAGTGTCGTCGATGCGCTGCGCGTGTTTACGGGCATCCCCTTCGCCTGGGTCGGGGGCATCTTTGCCCTCTGGCTGCGCGACATGCCGTTTTCGATTTCGGCGGGCGTGGGGTTCATCGCCATGTCGGGCGTGGCGGTGCTCGACGACATGATTCTCGTTTCGTACATCCGGCAGCTTCGCGAGCGAGGGGTTCCGCTCGATGAAGCCGTCACCCAGGCGGCCGTGACCCGTCTTCGCCCGGTGCTGATGACAACGTTGGTCGCCAGTTTGGGCTTTTTGCCCATGGCGCTGAGCGACGGCATGGGGGCCGAGGTCCAGCGTCCGCTCGCCACCGTCGTGATCGGCGGCGTGATTGGGGCGATGGTCATGTCCCTGTTGGTGTTGCGTGTGCTGTATTTGATTTTCAATCGGCCGCTGGCCAGGCCTGCGTCGGCCGAGTCGGTGGACGGCCCGATTGCCGGACCGGAGTTGGCGTCGGCTTCTTGA
- a CDS encoding efflux RND transporter periplasmic adaptor subunit → MHTTTTTPQRRARQPRGSEAVRAENRPSRWTSLIGAVPNVIVFAILGAVLYVGHHTGWKMPKVSELFGTAVKQRDDWCSEHLVPSSQCVECSSELLPKLPEFGFCRKHGVAECVLDHPELAQVQGGPQLPKYDTVRALARMARPENNSKNMLHKQRVQFSSAESAARFGIDVDVVQERPMSDVVTANGELTFDPTRLAHLASRVQGTVAAMLKTMGDEVRSGDVLLLVDAARVGEAKARCLQSVVQLDLRRTTAERLRVLAKDKLVTAKALNEAEAALQEAEINLVSARQSLVNLGFDVPDEMEKEGIERLEEELHFLDIPANCLSALPAGAKTTNLIPLRAPYDGVVLSSDVVAGEVVETTKVLLTVADPRRLWLLLNVRQEDARYVTSGLIVRFDADDGSQRAEGHISWISPTVDAHTRTLQVRVLLNNADGRLRGQTFGSGTIVVREEPNAVVVPAEAVQSTGDARFIFVRDKDYLREGSYKLFHVRQVRTGARDGEYVELLAGALPGEVLATQGSAAILAQLLRSNLGAGCDCHN, encoded by the coding sequence ATGCACACAACGACAACGACGCCACAACGGCGGGCGCGTCAACCGCGCGGAAGCGAGGCGGTGCGCGCCGAGAATCGCCCCTCGCGCTGGACCTCCCTGATCGGCGCGGTCCCGAACGTGATCGTGTTCGCAATCCTGGGAGCCGTGCTCTACGTTGGCCACCACACCGGATGGAAGATGCCGAAGGTTTCCGAACTCTTTGGGACCGCGGTCAAGCAACGCGATGACTGGTGCTCGGAACACCTGGTGCCGAGCTCGCAATGCGTCGAATGCTCTTCGGAGCTGCTGCCCAAATTGCCTGAATTCGGGTTCTGTCGCAAACATGGCGTGGCGGAGTGCGTGCTCGATCATCCGGAGCTGGCGCAGGTGCAAGGCGGACCGCAGCTTCCCAAGTACGACACCGTGCGGGCACTGGCACGCATGGCCCGGCCGGAGAACAACAGCAAGAACATGCTGCACAAGCAGCGGGTGCAGTTTTCCTCCGCCGAAAGCGCAGCGAGGTTCGGTATCGACGTCGATGTGGTCCAAGAGCGCCCCATGTCTGACGTGGTGACGGCAAACGGCGAGTTGACGTTCGATCCGACGCGCCTGGCTCATCTCGCATCGCGGGTCCAGGGGACGGTGGCGGCGATGCTGAAGACCATGGGCGACGAAGTGCGTTCGGGCGATGTTTTGCTGCTCGTCGACGCGGCACGGGTGGGCGAGGCGAAGGCGCGATGCTTGCAAAGCGTCGTGCAACTCGACTTGCGGCGGACCACGGCCGAGCGTCTGCGCGTTCTGGCCAAAGACAAACTGGTGACGGCCAAGGCACTGAACGAGGCGGAAGCCGCTTTGCAAGAAGCGGAAATCAACCTCGTCTCCGCCCGTCAATCGCTGGTCAATCTCGGTTTCGACGTGCCTGACGAAATGGAGAAGGAGGGCATCGAACGTCTGGAAGAAGAGCTTCACTTTCTGGACATTCCCGCAAACTGCCTGTCGGCGCTTCCCGCCGGCGCGAAGACCACGAACCTGATTCCGCTTCGCGCGCCCTATGACGGCGTCGTGCTTAGTTCCGACGTGGTGGCGGGAGAGGTCGTGGAAACCACCAAGGTGCTGCTGACAGTGGCCGATCCCCGCCGGCTATGGCTCTTGCTCAACGTTCGCCAAGAGGATGCCAGATACGTTACCTCGGGGCTGATCGTGCGGTTTGATGCCGACGATGGCTCGCAAAGGGCCGAAGGGCATATCTCTTGGATCAGTCCGACCGTCGACGCACATACCCGGACGCTGCAAGTCCGCGTGCTATTGAACAACGCGGACGGCCGGCTCCGCGGACAAACGTTCGGTTCCGGCACGATTGTAGTGAGAGAGGAGCCGAACGCCGTCGTCGTGCCCGCCGAGGCGGTGCAATCGACCGGCGACGCTCGGTTTATCTTCGTTCGCGACAAAGATTACTTGCGAGAGGGTTCTTACAAGCTGTTTCACGTTCGGCAAGTGCGCACCGGAGCGCGCGACGGCGAGTACGTCGAATTGCTCGCCGGCGCTTTGCCCGGCGAGGTACTGGCCACCCAGGGAAGCGCCGCGATCCTGGCTCAATTGCTGAGAAGCAATCTGGGGGCGGGCTGCGATTGTCACAACTGA
- a CDS encoding type II toxin-antitoxin system RelE/ParE family toxin, whose protein sequence is MKRFVVSLLAEADLAEIHAYIAADRPRAADRLIARFFRAFGTLATQPQMGERRDELLPGLRTFSVKSYVVCYAAIDDGIEVARVLHGARDIAAIFRGP, encoded by the coding sequence ATGAAACGATTTGTCGTTTCCCTGTTGGCGGAGGCGGATCTCGCCGAGATTCATGCGTATATCGCGGCCGATCGCCCACGAGCCGCCGACCGCCTCATTGCGAGGTTCTTCCGGGCCTTCGGAACACTCGCTACTCAACCGCAGATGGGCGAGCGCCGGGACGAGCTACTCCCCGGCCTGCGGACCTTCTCCGTTAAAAGCTATGTGGTCTGCTATGCCGCGATCGACGACGGGATCGAGGTTGCACGTGTGCTGCACGGAGCTCGGGACATCGCGGCAATCTTTAGGGGCCCATAG